The genomic interval atacaatttatttaaaagcaatcaacacatccacattttcttccaagaactacgtagctttgatttctccatcgcaccgggagataagtaggagcaagatcacactcttgtcaagtacaataataattttttttttactcttttaaatatgtttttatctcaaaaaatcacatttataaaaaacaatttatattcatatttaataataaagaaaaataaatatatttaagttgatataattttgcacaattaattaaaggtaaccgtattttaacggatgccgtagggtgctaataccttccctacgcataatcgactcccgaactcaaaatctggtttcaaagaccatttttacatttttaagggtttcccaatattttccctattttaaaataaattttggtggcgactccattgaattcgatgaaaactcgGATTTTTAGGCCGCAACACCATGGTTGATTTCTTCTTGAAGGGGAATTTCTTTGGTACTCTTTTGTTCAatggacattcagttttataatgtcCTTGTTTGTTGCGTCTGAAACAAGTGATTTTACTTTTATCTACTTCAGTTTTGAAGTTCTTTTTATTTGGAGATCTCTTTTTGATTTGATATCTTCTCCTCATCAttatttgtatctttcttgtgaGGAAAGAAAtctcttcatcaacatcttcttgaCTATCTTCTGAGTCACTTTTGTCATTTGTTTGTTGAATGCTAGGTGAATTTTGAGAtgcttttaaaattattattttgtcttTCTTTACAGGTTTATCTTCTTGTAACAGCACTCCATGTGCCAATAAGTTATTCCAAACCTAGTACCTCAAGATTCTTGGCTTGACTTACAGTTGTCACCATTAGTCTCCACATGATTAAAAGACATCCCATGATTTTTCTAACCTTGTCTTGCGCTGAATAGGCTTTGCCAAAAGAACACATTTCATTCACTATGATTGTGAATCTTAAGTACATTTCATCGattgtttctccttcattcatctCAAATAATTCGAACGTTCGAATGTCAATGTCAATTCTTGTTTCCTTAACatgacttgttccttcatggtgagtttGCAATGTATCCCATACTTTCTTTTTCGTATCACATTCATCTACTTTTTCACTTTCTTCcttgcttaaagcacatgataaaaatgattgagcttttgagtttagaagtaccttagatttttcatCTGTTGTCCAATCTACTTTTTGCTTTTCAGCAGATGTTGAATCAGATTGATCTAatcttggtatgaaatctccattTGTGATGATTTGCCACATAACAGTGTCTTGTGAGTTTAGGAACAATTGCATTTTGCATTTCCAGAAATAATAATCTGAGCCATTAAAGTATGGTGGTCTATTTGATGACCCTCCTTCAGCAATgtatttagcttttgacattatTTTACTGAATTTTTTGCTATAACACTTTTTGGGTGTTTAATCCTTGGAGACTGGCTCTGATGACAATTGCaataacaatgtcaattataaggaaagGGGGttagaattataattgccccttttaaaaGTTCCAGTTTAAAAAACTGAAatgtttaactcaagattgatcttggttacaaacgaagaatgttcttggctagtggaaaaataacaatatcaatttatcaatataaaagtTGATTGGAAGACAAAGAATAAATAGAGATAGGGATAAGGAGATCACACAAGtatatatcatggttcacccaacacgggttacgtctagtcctcacaaatgtgagattttccactaagtgctcaAAGCAAGAACATTTTTGGTTTTCACACAATTTTTCACATATTAGTCATGAACTATTACACAGTTCTACcattctacctagaaaggatttccacaagttaccttacactatttcagaaaAGATTTTACAAGCtaccttttaaattataaaggaTGTTTACACACTATTGAAGTTATGTTAACAATATAACattgagttacaaagtaatgattttgagaTTGTTAGAATTTGGGTATTGCTCAACgtttgtttgagaaatagattctaaATTTTAGAACTCAATCAGCATTGATTCTAATATCACACTAAGAATGGAACTGCACcttagaatgatttgagaatgctcgagtatgattgaatgagtgATGTTTTTGCTTCGCACTTTGAGTTCTGATTTGTTCTTTATCATGAAGCTTTAGTTATACGCTTCAAGAGAGCTTTTGACAAATCATTTAACCGTTGGAAGTAGGTCAGTTGtcattgatgtagctaaatatcactagtaagggggttgaatagggattttgccgtttaaaaatatttttctcttgttttaaaaactatcctcttagAGAGGATGTTAACTCGAGGATggttatttaaacctttaaattaGAGCTaagcaaaagaaagagaaaatgtaaagagtaacacacacaacttttatactggttcacccaatgaaggctacgtcgagtcctcacacacttgtgagatttcactaatgttcaaactgatcaacctctcacagaggatgattacactttgtgtattctttagcttcaccaagcttacaatcgagtttcaaatatttccaagcgtAACTTACTTGGAAATTATAGAGTGATATGAAtatgattgtttctcttttcttaaatactttctaaaaagatatttcaaagagctagtgtaggattatagaaagtatgaagagatgatggatattgctcttgatagctttaagatacttgatctttttatgcaatgttgttgtgtgtTTGATGATGAATAGTGTGCTGCCTTTTATAGAGGTCTTATAATGATCTTTCCGCGTGGCAAGCTTTTTATGACCGTTGAAGACTTGATaaaaaagtccaaggtcttgCATCATATTTACAGAACTGTCATCCAACTGTCTTTGGACAAACTCAGTCCATCCTTGAGCAGAAGGATCAACTCCTTGGAACTTGATCTtgagttgtccttttcttttctcattcttcaAGATATGTAAGGCTATATCTTTGACTTTATGGGCTACAACCTTTTCTGAAGCTTGAATGGCTAATTCATTTTCACCTTTTGagagtgatgttgacaagagagaaaggCCAATGCTCAAGCACGTGGGtcatgttggactttagtcctttgaatcctaattttgacataattaacaaacatacaatgttcatacatcatatgataaatctaatatttgaattcagcaagatttcaggaacaacaatccaatcctacacacttggaacatattgcttggaacacaagaaatcaacaaaagttgatttttgactgagtaaatcgattgggaaatcgactgactaaattagaaatgaaaactgcacaagtcagtggcaccctgttttacaggctaatcgattgacaaatcgattatacatttcacaaaataaacctgattgaaataaatcgattaggaaatcgattgtacaagtcacagtgacactccagttttgaggggaatcgattggcaaatcgattgattaagatgtttttcagaaactatataaactgtcttcaatcattctttcaataacaatatgataaacactttgaatattcttgacatacaaaagaactctcaataacacttggttaacatactgagattactttttcagatcacaaccaaagagattatcaacaatcaataagagaactggaaaagtgatcttgaaagacaaggttctcatgaacaatccttgaatatccagaatcgtgagaagtcacattgaccaagattgaagacttctttttgttcttcctttatctagtttgtaataatactttgaaaagaaacgaaagcgagaaaagccagcttgaaactggtggctactttcttgggtgagagtgctcaacaagaaagagttgtactttgattctgtgataggttgctgagtatctacaaggatcagagggtgatcaataggaaagagatcatttagatagataggtttcgggaatgaaactggacaatctgtaattgattctttctattggagaagaaaatctgaaatccgattggattgtcaggactggatgtaggttgtctcgttgacaactgaaccaggataaattcttggtgcaatcttctctaacccttaactcctttaattttctatcttgcaatatttgccagtataaatccttggtgcaatcttctctaacccttatctcctttgatttactatcttgatatatctgtatatgtgattaaaattagatgcatgttaaacatattctgtaataagtaatattgtttaatctgataatttgacttgtatgcatcttgattaatctcatatcaatctaataaaacttgctaatcttgtatgccacaatttaatttccgctgtgtgtatgaaattgatttaatttcataaagaactgatacattctgatatattccgcttattacgaggtcatatataccaacaattggcctcagagcctaacttttcgagaggtaatactcataaaagcactatggcctcaaacgattttctgggagaaggcgcatcgttagcaagacctccagctttcaacggaacagcttatatgtactggaagcaccggatgctaatcttcttggaagccagtggcatagacatccttgacgctgttgaaaacggtccatatattcccaagattgcaggaacgaatgactcaatgattctcaagcctagagccgactggtcagatgatgacaagaaaaaggtaggttataatgctaaggctaagaacattataacatctgctctttgtgcagaagaattttttagagtgtcaaactgcaagtcagcaaaagaaatgtgggacattcttcaagaaacacatgaaggaaccacagatgtgaagagagctcgcgtaaacacacttatgcacgaatatgagttattcagcatgaaaagggacgaatccatcagtgatctgcaaaccagattcacacacattgtgaacaatcttcacgcattgggaaagcaagtggacaacgaacagcagattggaaaaattatgagatgtctaaccagagaatggcagccaaaaataacagccatagcagaatctaaagatctagcaaagatgacgactgcaactttgtttggaaaactaagggaacatgaaatggaattacatcgactggacgaatcagagatggaaagccgcaaaaagaaaggactatccctgaaggttcaagcccagcaatcgaaaactgaatcagatagctgctcagatcaatccagtagtgaatctgaagagccggaaatcgggttgcttgtcaagaaattcaagaa from Cicer arietinum cultivar CDC Frontier isolate Library 1 chromosome 5, Cicar.CDCFrontier_v2.0, whole genome shotgun sequence carries:
- the LOC140920477 gene encoding uncharacterized protein, producing MSKAKYIAEGGSSNRPPYFNGSDYYFWKCKMQLFLNSQDTVMWQIITNGDFIPRLDQSDSTSAEKQKVDWTTDEKSKEESEKVDECDTKKKVWDTLQTHHEGTSHVKETRIDIDIRTFELFEMNEGETIDEMYLRFTIIVNEMCSFGKAYSAQDKVRKIMGCLLIMWRLMVTTVSQAKNLEVLGLE